A part of Bacillus rossius redtenbacheri isolate Brsri chromosome 1, Brsri_v3, whole genome shotgun sequence genomic DNA contains:
- the LOC134527088 gene encoding holotricin-2-like has protein sequence MQLSVLVLSVGVALCGAVPRYELPGPWPATHQGPFLEREEAAMMPAELLVARERPRRSLQPGAPQYPLPGAQPAQRDNDVAVSATRERGVGTVVDAQGRANVWRSDDGNTRVDAHGRWTRVYDGPARGQRSHSAGVVFSHRWR, from the exons ATGCAGCTGTCAGTCCTGGTGCTGTCCGTGGGCGTCGCTCTGTGCGGGGCGGTGCCACGCTACGAGCTGCCCGGACCCTGGCCGGCGACCCATCAGGGCCCCTTCCTGGAGCGCGAGGAGGCCGCCATGATGCCGGCGGAGTTACTGGTG GCGCGGGAGAGGCCTCGCCGCTCGCTGCAGCCGGGCGCGCCGCAGTACCCGCTGCCCGGCGCGCAGCCCGCCCAGCGCGACAACGACGTGGCGGTGTCGGCGACGAGGGAGCGGGGCGTGGGCACCGTGGTGGACGCCCAGGGCCGCGCCAACGTGTGGCGCAGCGACGACGGCAACACGCGCGTCGACGCGCACGGCCGCTGGACGCGCGTGTACGACGGGCCGGCGCGCGGCCAGCGCTCGCACAGCGCGGGGGTCGTGTTCTCGCACCGCTGGCGCTGA